The Montipora capricornis isolate CH-2021 chromosome 6, ASM3666992v2, whole genome shotgun sequence genome has a window encoding:
- the LOC138053884 gene encoding G2/M phase-specific E3 ubiquitin-protein ligase-like, translated as MTSKETVKRGENLPLKILPSATDKDILVASIAKHRAFNKRFDGKAEYRLVYKDGSEVMSIPGTSPLEPFTLNRYKEESGFGYARIIFYLPPTRDIFEELNDILTESPTSSITEIDSDPEGENLKPVEFMQQDKNAQVTNRESSHYVDCPICWAKFPIEVIGDHVDICAEAKEEFADPFSTAEDSRNENGAIQGQGDLKEEIANLATNVKEDERVTVRRKHLWWDFTRARNEYFCPTNTIKVTFCGEPAIDDGGSKREFFTEMLEYCETRLFPDGFPRESVLAVARDDFLTAGEVMAMSIVQGGPCPNFLVPEIYNVLSRSFVIENLKDESLEETCLKLIGSASEMELKDILLKDHVLDTLQRIGYNGVPAKENKESIERVVEAICMYDQTPAGSLSSLVKLEEGLKTYGLLKSIRGSPDMWRPVFVPGCEPSVTATTFLNELVVDFSLSD; from the exons ATGACAAGTAAAGAGACTGTCAAGAGAGGAGAAAATCTTCCTTTGAAGATTCTACCATCCGCCACAGATAAAGACATACTGGTTGCTAGTATTGCAAAACACAGAGCATTTAACAAGCGTTTTGATGGCAAGGCTGAATACCGTCTAGTTTACAAGGATGGAAGTGAAGTCATGTCAATTCCAGGGACTTCACCCCTAGAGCCATTTACCCTAAATCGATATAAAGAGGAATCTGGGTTTGGGTATGCAAGGATCATTTTCTATTTGCCTCCTACCAGAGATATTTTTGAAGAACTGAATGACATACTGACAGAGTCTCCTACAAGTTCCATCACCGAGATCGACAGCGACCCAGAAGGTGAAAACTTAAAACCTGTGGAATTCATGCAGCAGGACAAGAATGCTCAAGTTACAAACAGAGAATCTTCACACTATGTCGACTGTCCAATTTGTTGGGCTAAGTTCCCAATTGAAGTCATTGGCGATCATGTTGATATATGTGCAGAGGCAAAGGAGGAATTTGCAGATCCTTTCTCAACTGCTGAAGACAGCCGTAATGAAAACG GTGCAATTCAAGGGCAAGGAGACTTGAAAGAAGAAATTGCTAATCTTGCAACAAACGTAAAGGAGGATGAAAGAGTAACTGTCAGAAGGAAACACTTGTGGTGGGACTTTACCAGAGCTCGGAATGAGTACTTTTGTCCTACCAATACCATCAAAGTTACCTTTTGTGGTGAACCAGCCATCGATGACGGGGGATCGAAGCGAGAATTTTTTACAG AAATGCTTGAATACTGTGAAACCAGGCTGTTCCCTGATGGATTTCCAAGAGAGTCAGTGTTGGCTGTAGCAAGGGATGATTTTCTGACTGCTGGTGAAGTCATGGCTATGTCCATTGTCCAGGGTGGGCCATGCCCAAACTTTCTTGTACCAGAAATTTATAATGTGCTCAGCAGATCATTTGTGATTGagaatttgaaagatgaatCGTTAGAGGAAACCTGCCTTAAG CTTATAGGAAGTGCATCAGAAATGGAGCTCAAAGACATTCTTCTTAAAGACCATGTTCTAGATACCCTTCAACGCATTGGCTACAATGGTGTCCCAGCAAAAGAGAACAAAGAATCAATAGAAAGAGTTGTAGA AGCCATTTGCATGTATGATCAAACACCAGCAGGAAGTTTATCCAGTCTTGTGAAATTAGAGGAGGGGTTGAAGACCTACGGCCTCTTAAAATCAATCAGGGGAAGTCCAGATATGTGGAGACCAGTGTTTGTCCCAGGTTGTGAGCCTAGTGTGACAGCTACCACTTTCCTCAACGAGCTAGTTGTCGATTTCAGTCTTTCAGATTGA